The ANME-2 cluster archaeon region CCCTATTATGATTAGATGGTTAATAAGAAACTGGTTTCAAATTATGAGAATAGTTTTTTTCTGCATACAAATTCGATAAACTGCATAATATATGGTATGATTTATGCAGAATAGAGAGAGGTGCAGAATGAGGGAATTCAATTACTTAAGAATTGATGAGGAGCTATACAACAAAGAAATAGTTGGGTTGATGACTGAACTCCATGAATATAGAGGAAAACAAGAACTATATATGGAATCATATCCGGATGTTCTTGAGGCAATGGTAAAAGTTGCTAAGATTCAAAGTACAGGTGCATCAAACAGAATTGAGGGGATTTACACCAGTGAGAAAAGATTAGGTGATCTTGTCAATGAGAAAACAGAACCTAGAAATCGTAATGAAGAAGAAATCGCAGGTTATCGAGAGGTTCTTAATACAATTCATGAAAATTATGATTATATTGTGCCTAGAAGTAATGTGGTTTTGCAGCTCCATAGAAATCTGTATGCATATAATAGTGGCTTTGTAGGCGGCAATTACAAACATGCGGATAATGTCATTGAAGAGCAGAATGAATTAGGTGAGAAACGAGTTCGTTTCACACCGGTACCTGCATATCTGACGAAAGAAACAATGGAAGCAATGTGCGGCAACTTTATTGAAGCAATCAAAAAGGAGTCAGTAGATCCATTGTTGCTTATTCCGGTTTTTATTTTGGATTTTCTATGTGTTCATCCATTCAATGATGGCAATGGTAGAATGAGTAGACTTTTAACCCTTCTACTGCTTTATCAAAATTCTTATATTGTCGGAAAGTATATTAGCATTGAAATGATGATTGAAAAGACAAAAGAAAGTTATTATGAAACCCTTGAAATGAGTTCTTTTGGTTGGCATGAAAACAACAATGATTATGTACCGTTTGTGAAATACTATCTAGGTGTTGTCTTAGCTGCTTATAGGGAGTTTTCATCGAGAGTCGAAATATTAAGAAACCAAGGATTAAGCAAATCGGAACGTGTGAAACATGTTTTTGAAACAAAGGTGGGTAAGATCAGCAAATCGGATATCTCAAAATTATGTCCAGATATCAGCATAACAACAATTGAAAAGGCTTTGGCAGAATTGGTTAAAAACAATTATATTAGAAAAGTCGGTGGTGGAAGAAGTACTGCTTATATTAGAAATGACTAAAAACTACATAATCTAGATGCGAAAATATGTAGATTATGATTTCGATATGCAGATAAAACGGTGCAAGTTCAAAAGAATATTGAAAGAGTGGTATTAAACCGTTTGGTTTTACAAAGTTATGGTGAACCATACCATAAGCGAACAAAGAATAATACAGAACTGATAATGGGCTGAGCAGATATTTGCTCAGTCCTTTTGATATTTCTACCATAAGAAGCCAATATTCCGGTTACTCTTGGCATAATTTACCGGAAGATTTGCCCAGGCTATTTAATGGGAATATG contains the following coding sequences:
- a CDS encoding Fic family protein; the encoded protein is MREFNYLRIDEELYNKEIVGLMTELHEYRGKQELYMESYPDVLEAMVKVAKIQSTGASNRIEGIYTSEKRLGDLVNEKTEPRNRNEEEIAGYREVLNTIHENYDYIVPRSNVVLQLHRNLYAYNSGFVGGNYKHADNVIEEQNELGEKRVRFTPVPAYLTKETMEAMCGNFIEAIKKESVDPLLLIPVFILDFLCVHPFNDGNGRMSRLLTLLLLYQNSYIVGKYISIEMMIEKTKESYYETLEMSSFGWHENNNDYVPFVKYYLGVVLAAYREFSSRVEILRNQGLSKSERVKHVFETKVGKISKSDISKLCPDISITTIEKALAELVKNNYIRKVGGGRSTAYIRND